A genome region from Jeongeupia sp. HS-3 includes the following:
- the dksA gene encoding RNA polymerase-binding protein DksA has product MAKLTEKDILSWNGPEEDYMNPDQLEFFRNLLLKNKAELLANASQTSLNLQEQEATPDPADRATLEEEYALELRTRDRERKLLMKIESTLKKIDDGSYGYCEDTGEAIGLGRLVARPTASLTLEAQERRERMKKQFAD; this is encoded by the coding sequence ATGGCCAAACTCACAGAGAAAGACATCCTCAGCTGGAACGGTCCGGAAGAGGACTATATGAACCCGGATCAGCTCGAGTTCTTCCGGAATCTGCTGCTGAAGAACAAGGCTGAACTGCTGGCAAACGCCAGTCAGACCAGCTTGAACCTGCAGGAGCAGGAAGCAACCCCTGATCCCGCTGATCGCGCGACGCTCGAAGAAGAGTACGCGCTGGAACTGCGCACCCGCGATCGCGAACGCAAACTGCTGATGAAGATCGAGTCGACGCTGAAAAAAATCGACGACGGCTCCTACGGCTATTGCGAGGACACCGGCGAAGCGATCGGCCTTGGCCGCCTCGTGGCGCGTCCGACCGCGTCGTTGACGCTGGAAGCGCAAGAACGTCGCGAGCGGATGAAAAAGCAGTTCGCTGATTAA
- the ruvC gene encoding crossover junction endodeoxyribonuclease RuvC, translating into MRILGIDPGSRITGFGIIDVVGQSRNYVASGCIKTGGGSLPERVRALLDGIAEVVASYHPEIAAVEQVFVNVNPASTLMLGQARGAVIAALVLAQLPIAEYTALQVKQAVVGNGHAGKDQVGLMVQRLLRLSGVPQADAADALAVALAHSQHAGGAAAQLSKLGLTIKRGRLA; encoded by the coding sequence ATGCGCATCCTCGGCATCGACCCCGGTTCACGCATCACCGGGTTCGGCATCATCGACGTCGTCGGCCAGAGCCGCAACTACGTCGCTTCGGGCTGCATCAAGACCGGTGGCGGCAGCCTGCCCGAGCGCGTGCGGGCATTGCTCGACGGCATCGCCGAAGTCGTCGCCAGCTATCACCCCGAGATCGCCGCGGTCGAGCAGGTTTTCGTCAACGTCAATCCGGCCTCGACCTTGATGCTGGGCCAGGCGCGTGGCGCGGTCATTGCCGCGCTGGTGCTGGCGCAACTGCCGATCGCCGAGTACACCGCGCTGCAGGTCAAACAGGCGGTGGTCGGCAATGGCCACGCCGGCAAGGATCAGGTTGGTCTGATGGTGCAAAGGCTGCTGCGGCTGTCGGGCGTGCCGCAGGCCGATGCCGCCGATGCACTGGCGGTGGCGCTGGCGCATTCACAGCACGCCGGGGGTGCGGCGGCGCAGCTGTCCAAGCTCGGGTTGACGATCAAGCGTGGTCGGCTGGCCTGA
- the ruvB gene encoding Holliday junction branch migration DNA helicase RuvB, protein MIETDSLSALPPERVITAKTMSQQEEQLERALRPKLLDEYVGQKKARAQLEIFIEAAKKRGEALDHVLLFGPPGLGKTTLAHIIARELGVNLRQTSGPVLERAGDLAAILTNLEPHDVLFIDEIHRLSPVVEEILYPALEDFQIDIMIGEGPAARSVKLDLPPFTLVGATTRAGMLTNPLRDRFGIVARLEFYTADELTRIVERSSSLLNVPMDEGGAFEVARRSRGTPRIANRLLRRVRDYAEVRHDGTVTRAVADAALLMLDVDHAGLDVMDRKFLSAVIEKFGGGPVGLDNIAAAIGEASDTIEDVFEPFLIQQGLIQRTPRGRIATLSAYQHFGLTPPRDPNER, encoded by the coding sequence ATGATCGAAACCGATTCCCTCTCCGCCCTGCCGCCCGAGCGCGTCATCACCGCCAAGACGATGTCGCAGCAGGAAGAACAGCTTGAGCGCGCGCTGCGGCCCAAACTGCTCGACGAATACGTCGGCCAGAAAAAAGCCCGTGCCCAGCTGGAGATCTTCATCGAGGCGGCCAAGAAGCGCGGCGAGGCGCTCGATCACGTGCTGCTGTTCGGCCCGCCGGGCTTGGGCAAGACCACGCTGGCGCATATCATCGCCCGCGAACTCGGCGTCAACCTGCGCCAGACTTCGGGGCCGGTGCTGGAGCGCGCCGGCGATCTGGCGGCGATCCTGACCAATCTCGAACCGCACGACGTGCTGTTCATCGACGAAATCCACCGCCTCAGCCCGGTGGTCGAGGAAATCCTCTACCCGGCGCTGGAGGATTTCCAGATCGACATCATGATCGGCGAAGGCCCGGCGGCGCGGTCGGTGAAGCTCGACCTGCCGCCGTTCACCCTCGTCGGTGCGACCACCCGTGCCGGCATGCTCACCAACCCGTTGCGCGACCGTTTCGGCATCGTCGCCCGGCTGGAGTTCTATACCGCCGACGAGCTGACGCGCATCGTCGAGCGTTCATCATCGCTGTTGAATGTGCCGATGGACGAAGGCGGCGCGTTTGAAGTGGCCCGCCGCTCGCGCGGTACGCCACGGATCGCCAACCGGCTGCTGCGCCGGGTGCGCGACTACGCCGAAGTCCGCCACGACGGCACGGTCACCCGCGCGGTCGCCGACGCGGCGCTGCTGATGCTCGACGTCGACCACGCCGGCCTCGACGTCATGGACCGCAAGTTCTTGAGCGCGGTGATCGAGAAGTTCGGCGGCGGCCCGGTCGGGCTCGACAATATCGCCGCGGCGATCGGCGAAGCCAGCGACACCATCGAGGATGTATTCGAGCCCTTCCTGATCCAGCAAGGGCTGATCCAGCGCACGCCGCGCGGCCGCATCGCCACGCTGTCGGCGTACCAGCACTTCGGGCTGACGCCGCCACGCGATCCGAACGAGCGCTGA
- a CDS encoding phosphatase PAP2 family protein yields MSSRHLGLAIGGLVVFLLLLTSLGSAPQHAFDATLSVWLYDRRPALVSLALLLGWSGSFWGSIPIAITAGWLLRRLGRIAWPGLPLLVLASWCLNGVIKLLVHRPRPTLEHLMSVHGPSFPSGHAMAAMTLFGALGWLACQRWPRQRVPILALAALLVLAGGMARLVLGVHYGSDVLAAYGVGTVLLAAYFHIASHIASPTRLRA; encoded by the coding sequence ATGTCTTCCCGCCATCTCGGGCTCGCCATTGGCGGGCTCGTGGTTTTTCTGCTGCTACTGACCTCGCTCGGCAGCGCGCCACAACATGCCTTTGACGCCACGCTCTCCGTCTGGCTGTACGACCGCCGCCCGGCGCTGGTCTCGCTGGCGCTGCTGCTCGGCTGGAGCGGCAGCTTCTGGGGCTCGATCCCGATTGCGATCACCGCCGGCTGGCTGCTGCGCCGGCTGGGCCGCATCGCCTGGCCCGGCCTGCCCTTGCTGGTGCTCGCCAGTTGGTGCCTCAACGGCGTAATCAAGTTGTTGGTGCACCGGCCACGGCCGACGCTGGAACACCTGATGTCGGTGCACGGGCCATCGTTTCCCAGCGGCCACGCGATGGCGGCGATGACGCTGTTCGGCGCGCTCGGCTGGCTCGCCTGCCAGCGCTGGCCACGGCAGCGCGTGCCTATTCTTGCACTGGCAGCGCTGCTGGTGCTCGCCGGCGGGATGGCGCGGCTGGTGCTCGGCGTACACTATGGCAGCGACGTGCTCGCCGCTTACGGGGTCGGCACGGTATTGCTGGCCGCCTATTTTCATATCGCCTCCCACATCGCTTCGCCGACGAGATTGCGTGCATGA
- a CDS encoding Fur family transcriptional regulator encodes MSGRAVLPAAADSLGPARELIARTGARVTAARLRVLATLIAAQRPLSHLDVVESLDPAIDRVTVYRVLEWLTDEALAHKLAGDDRVWRFSVATVQHRHAHFHCRVCGRFYCIESFRTDLPVTLPQGFAAEALEITIKGVCADCRA; translated from the coding sequence ATGAGCGGACGGGCTGTACTGCCCGCCGCGGCCGACTCGCTCGGCCCGGCGCGCGAGCTGATCGCCCGTACCGGTGCGCGGGTCACCGCCGCCCGCTTGCGCGTGCTCGCCACGCTCATTGCGGCACAGCGGCCGCTGTCCCATCTGGATGTCGTCGAAAGTCTTGATCCGGCGATAGACCGGGTCACCGTCTACCGGGTGCTCGAATGGCTGACCGACGAAGCGCTGGCGCACAAGCTGGCCGGTGACGACCGAGTCTGGCGTTTTTCGGTCGCGACGGTGCAGCACCGCCACGCCCACTTTCATTGCCGCGTTTGTGGCCGCTTCTATTGCATCGAATCGTTTCGTACCGACTTGCCGGTGACGCTGCCGCAAGGCTTTGCCGCCGAGGCGCTCGAGATCACCATCAAGGGCGTCTGCGCCGACTGCCGCGCTTGA
- a CDS encoding energy transducer TonB: MDRMQRFMSMAMLLSLLTHAVLIFGIKFVMPEIQRHFSEQPLEVVLVNQRTETTPGKAKVRAQENLDGGGNTDAKQRATSPLPALNNQASIELQQQLSRQQQLEAQQQALMAKLRAGGLLSAPSTPQTSNQDAAQSQNGQDSTAQTARQLSGPVAQLDQRFNAYEEKPRKAFMSTPAIKAMTAVWEDQWRQQIERIGTSTYPTDSAGNKLYGSLQLSVEVNVDGSIRKASIQRSSGNRQLDNAALKILQRAAPFAPLPKDLVDPLGKRATVLVVLRTWNFARNDTLQAR; the protein is encoded by the coding sequence ATGGATCGCATGCAACGCTTCATGTCGATGGCCATGCTGCTGTCGCTGCTGACGCACGCGGTGCTGATCTTCGGCATCAAGTTCGTCATGCCCGAGATCCAGCGGCATTTTTCCGAGCAGCCGCTCGAAGTGGTGCTGGTCAACCAGCGCACCGAAACCACGCCGGGCAAGGCCAAAGTCAGGGCGCAGGAAAACCTCGACGGCGGCGGCAATACCGATGCCAAGCAGCGCGCAACCAGCCCGCTGCCGGCGCTGAACAACCAGGCTTCGATCGAGCTGCAGCAACAACTCTCCCGTCAGCAGCAACTCGAAGCGCAGCAGCAAGCCCTGATGGCCAAGCTTCGCGCCGGTGGCCTGCTGTCTGCCCCGAGCACGCCGCAAACCTCGAACCAGGATGCGGCGCAGTCGCAGAACGGGCAGGACAGCACTGCGCAAACCGCGCGTCAGCTCTCGGGGCCGGTGGCGCAACTGGATCAGCGCTTCAACGCCTACGAAGAAAAACCGCGCAAAGCCTTCATGAGCACGCCGGCGATCAAGGCCATGACCGCGGTGTGGGAAGACCAATGGCGCCAGCAGATCGAGCGTATCGGCACCAGCACCTATCCGACCGACAGCGCCGGCAACAAGCTCTACGGCAGCCTGCAACTGTCGGTCGAGGTGAACGTCGATGGCTCGATCCGCAAGGCCAGCATCCAGCGCTCGTCGGGCAATCGCCAGCTCGACAACGCCGCGCTGAAGATCCTCCAGCGCGCCGCGCCGTTCGCACCGCTGCCCAAGGATCTGGTTGATCCACTCGGCAAGCGCGCCACGGTGCTGGTGGTATTGCGTACCTGGAACTTCGCCCGTAACGACACGTTGCAGGCGCGCTGA
- a CDS encoding FUSC family protein — protein MRLPLHLLQLRGDPLPWRKAVCALVSVTLPALIAVWRNEPVGLLFAAVGGLYASMVDFGGAFGHRLMTQLGGLVLIVASAAFGVFMSAEPYWLLPILAVLTFGVGWCDGTNLALETILRMAVLALLIYGFTPGLPVDALPYAVLGVAVGTLTVGIDGVLFRRVMLLEQDPLRLRRNLVRIRRGATAGWRHALAYSSVTSVALLMALALHFERPAWVAASTLFVLRPDGPDSLRRLFQTCFGTLAGLSLTWAIVRLGHSPGILLCWIAFFAFVRPLALALNYWLGAAAMTALVLVLLDIVYLPHGGDIHLLRVRLLDMLTGCAIALAGLLIFNPAARRHLGARLDD, from the coding sequence ATGCGCTTGCCTCTGCACCTGCTGCAGTTGCGCGGTGATCCGCTGCCATGGCGCAAGGCTGTGTGCGCATTGGTCAGCGTGACCTTGCCGGCGCTGATCGCCGTCTGGCGCAATGAGCCGGTCGGCCTGTTGTTCGCCGCCGTGGGCGGGCTGTATGCATCGATGGTCGATTTTGGCGGGGCCTTCGGCCACCGGCTGATGACGCAGCTCGGCGGGCTGGTGCTGATCGTCGCCAGCGCGGCCTTTGGCGTGTTCATGTCGGCCGAACCGTACTGGCTGTTGCCGATCCTGGCGGTGCTGACCTTCGGGGTCGGCTGGTGTGACGGCACCAATCTCGCGCTGGAGACCATTCTGCGCATGGCGGTGCTGGCGCTGCTGATTTACGGCTTTACGCCAGGGCTGCCGGTCGATGCCTTGCCGTATGCGGTGCTGGGCGTGGCGGTCGGCACGCTGACCGTCGGCATCGATGGCGTGCTGTTCCGCCGGGTCATGCTGCTTGAGCAAGATCCCTTGCGGCTCAGACGCAATCTGGTGCGCATTCGTCGTGGCGCGACCGCCGGCTGGCGGCATGCGCTGGCGTATTCATCGGTGACCTCAGTGGCGCTGCTGATGGCTCTGGCACTGCATTTCGAGCGGCCGGCGTGGGTTGCGGCATCGACGCTGTTCGTGCTCCGCCCCGATGGCCCGGACAGCCTGCGCAGGCTGTTTCAGACCTGCTTCGGCACGCTGGCGGGGCTGTCGCTGACCTGGGCCATTGTCCGGCTCGGCCACTCGCCGGGTATTTTGCTGTGCTGGATCGCCTTCTTTGCCTTTGTCCGGCCGCTGGCGTTGGCGCTCAATTACTGGCTGGGCGCCGCTGCGATGACCGCGCTGGTGCTGGTGCTGCTGGACATCGTTTACCTGCCGCACGGCGGCGACATTCATCTGCTGCGGGTGCGCTTGCTCGATATGCTCACCGGCTGCGCGATCGCGCTTGCCGGCCTGCTGATTTTCAATCCGGCCGCAAGGCGCCATCTGGGCGCGCGGCTCGACGACTAG
- the aroG gene encoding 3-deoxy-7-phosphoheptulonate synthase AroG — protein sequence MHYQTDDVRIREIKELLPPVAVLEKYPVTQTASAAVFESRQAIHRILEGSDDRLLVVVGPCSIHDTKAALEYGQMLLKLREQYKDTLEVVMRVYFEKPRTTVGWKGLINDPYLNDSFNINDGLRIARKLLLDLNDTGLPTAGEFLDMITPQYLADLMSWGAIGARTTESQVHRELSSGLSCPVGFKNGTDGNMKIAIDAIRSAGQPHHFLSVTKMGHSAIIATAGNPDCHIILRGGKEPNYDANHVRSAMADLAAAGVAQKVMIDFSHANSRKDYRRQMEVSSDVAAQIGEGNAAIFGVMIESHLVEGRQDQVEGKELCYGQSITDACIGWPDTEASLAELSDAVLRRRALAKLGA from the coding sequence ATGCATTACCAGACCGACGACGTTCGTATCCGCGAGATCAAAGAGCTGCTGCCGCCCGTTGCGGTACTGGAAAAATACCCGGTCACCCAGACCGCGTCGGCGGCGGTGTTTGAATCGCGTCAGGCGATTCATCGCATCCTCGAAGGTAGTGACGACCGTTTGCTGGTGGTCGTAGGCCCGTGCTCTATCCATGACACCAAGGCCGCGCTCGAATACGGCCAGATGCTCCTGAAACTGCGCGAGCAGTACAAGGACACGCTGGAAGTGGTGATGCGCGTGTACTTCGAAAAACCGCGTACCACCGTTGGCTGGAAGGGCTTGATCAACGACCCTTACCTGAACGACAGCTTCAATATCAATGACGGCCTGCGCATTGCCCGCAAGCTGCTGCTCGACCTGAACGATACCGGCCTGCCGACCGCGGGTGAATTCCTTGACATGATCACGCCGCAATATCTGGCCGATCTGATGAGCTGGGGCGCCATCGGCGCACGCACCACCGAGTCGCAAGTGCACCGCGAGTTGTCCAGCGGTCTGTCGTGCCCGGTCGGCTTCAAGAACGGTACCGACGGCAATATGAAGATCGCCATCGACGCGATCCGCTCGGCCGGTCAGCCGCACCATTTCCTTTCGGTGACCAAGATGGGTCACTCGGCCATTATTGCCACCGCCGGTAATCCCGATTGCCACATCATCCTGCGCGGCGGCAAGGAACCGAACTACGACGCCAACCATGTTCGCAGTGCGATGGCCGACCTGGCCGCCGCCGGCGTGGCGCAGAAGGTGATGATCGATTTCAGCCACGCCAACAGCCGCAAGGATTACCGCCGGCAGATGGAAGTCTCCAGCGATGTGGCGGCACAAATCGGTGAAGGCAACGCGGCGATTTTCGGTGTGATGATCGAATCGCATCTGGTCGAAGGCCGGCAGGATCAGGTCGAAGGCAAGGAACTGTGCTACGGCCAGTCGATCACCGATGCCTGCATCGGCTGGCCCGACACCGAAGCTTCGCTGGCCGAATTGTCCGACGCGGTGCTGCGCCGCCGTGCGCTGGCCAAGCTTGGCGCCTGA
- a CDS encoding bifunctional enoyl-CoA hydratase/phosphate acetyltransferase: MTQENILFEDIQPGMRYTRTHTVKPGDLTLFALIAGSREIAGTRQAPAIGAFSLLSSTATNFFPGNGSILAGHSMQSYGWIRDGDVLSIELVVQEKDAGTRQVVVDCRCENQDGEVIASGPITLIPPTVKSENRFDEPPQLTLRQYHVFSTLRTQAAGLPPVPTAVAHPTDHASLLGALEAWEAGLITPILVGPEAKIRAVADHEGLDLTGLRIVDTEHSVASAETAVALCRSGEAQALMKGKLHTDELMRAVMAKEGLRCGKRVSHVYVMDVPAYGRPLLVTDAAINIAPDLAGKVDITQNAINLAQVLGIATPKVAILSAVETVNDKMPSTLDAALLCKMADRGQITGAVLDGPLAFDNAVSKLAAKTKGIDSPVAGEADILVVPDIEAGNMLAKLMIYFAGAEAAGIVLGARVPIVLTSRADDVKSRLASAAVMALVAHAKGSH, encoded by the coding sequence ATGACCCAGGAAAACATCCTTTTCGAAGACATCCAGCCCGGCATGCGCTACACGCGTACGCATACGGTCAAGCCCGGTGATCTTACCCTGTTTGCGCTGATTGCCGGATCGCGCGAGATTGCCGGTACGCGTCAGGCGCCGGCGATTGGTGCATTTTCGCTGCTGTCGTCGACCGCGACCAATTTCTTCCCAGGCAATGGTTCGATTCTGGCCGGCCATTCGATGCAGTCCTACGGCTGGATTCGTGATGGCGATGTATTGTCGATCGAGCTGGTGGTGCAGGAAAAGGATGCGGGCACCCGTCAGGTGGTCGTCGATTGCCGCTGCGAGAATCAGGATGGCGAGGTCATCGCCTCGGGGCCGATCACGCTGATTCCGCCGACGGTGAAGAGCGAAAACCGCTTCGACGAACCACCACAACTTACATTGCGGCAGTACCACGTTTTCAGCACACTGCGTACCCAGGCTGCCGGGTTGCCGCCGGTGCCGACCGCGGTGGCGCATCCGACCGATCATGCCTCGCTGCTCGGTGCGCTTGAAGCTTGGGAGGCCGGGTTGATTACGCCGATTCTGGTTGGCCCGGAGGCCAAGATTCGCGCGGTAGCCGATCATGAAGGGCTGGATCTGACCGGTCTGCGTATCGTGGATACCGAGCATAGCGTCGCCTCGGCCGAGACCGCCGTGGCGCTGTGCCGTTCCGGCGAAGCGCAGGCGCTGATGAAGGGCAAGCTGCATACCGACGAGCTGATGCGCGCGGTGATGGCCAAGGAAGGGCTGCGTTGCGGCAAGCGGGTGTCGCATGTGTATGTGATGGATGTGCCGGCGTATGGCCGGCCGCTGTTGGTGACCGATGCGGCGATCAATATCGCGCCGGATCTGGCCGGCAAGGTCGATATCACCCAGAACGCCATCAATCTGGCGCAGGTGCTCGGCATTGCCACGCCGAAAGTGGCGATCCTCTCGGCGGTCGAGACCGTCAACGACAAGATGCCGTCGACACTGGACGCCGCGCTGCTGTGCAAGATGGCCGATCGCGGCCAGATCACCGGCGCGGTGCTTGATGGCCCGCTGGCGTTCGACAACGCCGTATCCAAGCTCGCCGCCAAAACCAAGGGCATCGATTCGCCGGTTGCTGGCGAGGCCGACATCCTCGTGGTGCCCGATATCGAGGCCGGCAATATGCTGGCCAAGCTGATGATTTATTTCGCTGGGGCCGAAGCCGCCGGCATTGTGCTCGGTGCACGTGTTCCTATCGTGCTGACGAGCCGTGCCGACGATGTGAAGTCCCGACTTGCCTCCGCCGCCGTGATGGCGCTGGTGGCGCATGCCAAAGGAAGCCATTAA
- a CDS encoding acetate/propionate family kinase: MNDLLLVINAGSSSIKFSLFENNAADPVLLYKGQMEGIYVTPHFTARDASDKKLVDEDLPADLPKSHDSSLRHILAWLDTVTAGRKIAVIGHRVVHGGTRFSAPELVTPEVIAELEKLIPLAPLHEPHNITPIKIMGELLPGVPQVVCFDTAFHANQPELNQLYALPYEFSAKEGIRRYGFHGLSYEYIASVLPAIDTRAAEGRTVVAHLGNGSSMAALLACKGIASTMGFTALEGLPMGTRTGSIDAGVVLHLINHLKMDAQQIEDLLYKQSGLLGLSGVSSDMRDLENSDSPRAKLAIDYFVSKVVREAASLAAALEGFDALVFTAGIGENGADVRLNVCRQLRWLGVELDEAANKIRSGEPRRISLPDSKIAVYVVPTNEELVIARASRSCIAG, from the coding sequence ATGAACGATCTTCTCCTCGTCATCAACGCAGGCTCGTCGAGCATCAAGTTCTCGCTGTTTGAAAATAACGCCGCTGACCCGGTGCTGCTGTACAAGGGCCAGATGGAAGGCATCTACGTGACGCCGCATTTCACCGCCCGCGACGCGAGCGACAAGAAGCTGGTCGATGAAGACCTGCCGGCCGATCTGCCCAAGAGCCACGACAGCTCGCTGCGCCACATCCTTGCCTGGCTCGACACCGTGACAGCCGGCCGCAAGATTGCCGTGATCGGCCACCGCGTGGTGCATGGCGGTACGCGCTTCTCGGCACCGGAACTGGTGACGCCGGAAGTCATCGCCGAGCTGGAAAAACTGATCCCGCTGGCGCCGCTGCACGAGCCGCACAACATCACCCCGATCAAGATCATGGGCGAGCTGCTGCCGGGCGTGCCGCAAGTGGTGTGCTTTGACACCGCCTTCCACGCCAACCAGCCCGAGTTGAACCAGCTGTACGCACTGCCGTACGAGTTCTCGGCCAAGGAAGGCATCCGTCGCTACGGCTTCCACGGCCTGTCGTACGAGTACATCGCCAGTGTGCTGCCGGCGATCGATACCCGCGCCGCCGAAGGCCGCACCGTTGTCGCCCACCTGGGCAACGGTTCGTCGATGGCCGCGCTGCTGGCGTGCAAGGGCATCGCCTCGACCATGGGCTTTACCGCACTTGAAGGTCTGCCGATGGGCACGCGTACCGGCTCGATCGACGCCGGCGTGGTGCTGCATCTGATCAACCACCTGAAGATGGACGCACAGCAGATCGAAGACCTGCTGTACAAGCAATCGGGCCTGCTGGGCTTGTCGGGCGTATCGAGCGATATGCGCGATCTGGAAAACAGCGACAGCCCGCGCGCCAAGCTCGCCATCGATTATTTCGTCAGCAAGGTCGTGCGCGAAGCCGCTTCGCTTGCCGCTGCGCTCGAAGGTTTCGATGCGCTGGTGTTCACCGCCGGCATTGGTGAAAACGGTGCCGATGTGCGCCTCAATGTCTGCCGCCAGCTGCGCTGGCTGGGTGTCGAGCTCGACGAAGCGGCCAACAAGATCCGTTCGGGCGAGCCGCGCCGCATCTCGCTGCCGGACAGCAAGATCGCCGTGTACGTGGTTCCGACCAACGAGGAACTGGTGATTGCCCGCGCTTCGCGCAGCTGCATCGCCGGGTAA
- the ruvA gene encoding Holliday junction branch migration protein RuvA: protein MIARLTGTLIEKQPPTLVVDVAGVGYELDVPMSTLYVLPALGAKVELFTHLVVREDAQLLYGFANRAERDLFRHLIKISGIGAKIALAILSGMNSDELALAIAGEDVSRLSKVPGIGKKTAERLILELKGKLGSLPTSAAVAAKLPTPLFGAGPSGDILNALLALGYNEREAGAAMKTLPDEVDVSNGIRQALKVLAKL from the coding sequence ATGATCGCCCGCCTGACCGGAACCCTGATCGAGAAACAACCGCCGACGCTGGTCGTCGACGTCGCCGGCGTCGGCTACGAACTCGACGTGCCGATGAGCACGCTGTATGTGTTGCCGGCTCTCGGCGCCAAGGTCGAGCTGTTCACGCATCTGGTCGTGCGCGAAGACGCACAGTTGCTGTACGGCTTTGCCAACCGCGCCGAACGCGATCTGTTTCGCCATCTGATCAAGATCAGCGGCATCGGCGCCAAGATCGCACTGGCGATTTTGTCGGGCATGAACAGCGACGAACTGGCGCTGGCAATTGCCGGTGAAGACGTCAGCCGGCTCTCCAAAGTCCCCGGCATCGGTAAAAAAACCGCCGAGCGGCTGATTCTGGAACTCAAGGGCAAGCTGGGCAGTCTGCCGACCAGCGCGGCCGTTGCGGCCAAGCTGCCGACGCCGCTGTTTGGCGCCGGCCCGTCCGGCGATATTCTCAACGCGCTGCTGGCGCTCGGTTACAACGAGCGCGAAGCGGGCGCGGCGATGAAGACGCTGCCGGACGAGGTCGACGTCAGCAACGGCATCCGCCAGGCACTCAAGGTGCTGGCCAAGCTTTAA
- a CDS encoding BPSS1780 family membrane protein, whose translation MENEIVIDSAPEARRLQAAAGWRWIVEATQMFRANWLQWLLITLVFIVIVMGLSLTPIINVVSTVLTPVLLGGVMWAAQGARQGRTPEVGDVFAGFRQRPRELLRVGLYYLIGVMIVALLLVALMYVFNLTETFEAWRTAATMTDRPDIGGAGWLVVLLGLIGMLVVYSCYFFAPALVMLHGISASEAMKLSLVGFWRNWLPVLLASAILSGLAIIAMIPMMLGLIVLIPVVLLTNYTAYADVFDPR comes from the coding sequence ATGGAGAACGAAATCGTCATCGACAGTGCGCCCGAGGCACGCCGGCTGCAAGCCGCCGCTGGCTGGCGCTGGATCGTCGAGGCCACGCAAATGTTTCGTGCCAACTGGCTGCAATGGTTGCTGATTACGCTGGTGTTCATCGTCATTGTCATGGGTCTGTCGCTCACCCCCATCATCAACGTGGTGTCGACCGTGCTGACGCCGGTGCTGCTCGGCGGGGTGATGTGGGCGGCGCAGGGCGCGCGGCAGGGGCGTACACCCGAGGTCGGCGACGTGTTCGCCGGTTTCCGCCAGCGGCCGCGCGAACTGCTCCGCGTTGGTTTGTACTATCTGATCGGGGTGATGATCGTTGCGCTGCTGCTGGTGGCGCTGATGTACGTGTTCAACCTGACCGAAACCTTCGAAGCGTGGCGCACCGCCGCGACGATGACCGACCGCCCCGACATCGGTGGCGCCGGCTGGCTGGTGGTGCTGCTCGGCCTGATCGGCATGCTGGTCGTCTACAGCTGCTACTTCTTCGCTCCGGCGCTGGTGATGCTGCACGGCATCTCGGCCAGCGAGGCGATGAAGCTGTCGCTGGTCGGCTTCTGGCGCAACTGGCTGCCGGTGCTGCTGGCATCGGCGATTCTCAGCGGCCTGGCCATCATCGCGATGATTCCGATGATGCTCGGGCTGATTGTGCTGATCCCGGTGGTGTTGCTGACCAATTACACCGCCTACGCCGACGTGTTCGATCCGCGATGA
- a CDS encoding c-type cytochrome, with protein MQGYAVKLAPYVSVLFALSCLPALAADNGAKLIAKYNCLGCHSVDTKIVGPAYKDVAARYRGQKDAEAMLMKEVRAGTKGKWGGPVAMPPQQISDADLKVIVRWILAQK; from the coding sequence ATGCAAGGTTATGCCGTGAAGCTCGCCCCTTATGTGTCAGTCCTGTTTGCCCTGTCCTGTTTGCCGGCGCTGGCCGCCGACAATGGGGCCAAGCTGATCGCCAAATACAATTGTCTGGGCTGCCATTCGGTGGACACCAAAATCGTCGGCCCGGCGTACAAGGACGTCGCCGCCCGCTACCGCGGCCAGAAGGATGCCGAGGCAATGTTGATGAAGGAGGTGCGTGCCGGCACCAAGGGCAAATGGGGCGGGCCGGTAGCGATGCCGCCACAGCAGATCAGTGATGCCGATCTGAAAGTGATCGTGCGCTGGATACTGGCGCAGAAATAA